AAAATACCTTCTCTTCTCCAAAGTGAGGCAGAGTGAGAGGGTGGATataggagagagaggagcaaaAGATTTGCAAGCAGCATCATACAATGAGGTAACATGATAGAGTATAAAGCTCATAGGATTTGGATTCAGGCAACTTGAGTCCAAATTCCAGCTCTTCCATCACGTAAACCTGGACAAAATGTTTAAGCTTTCTGCAGTTcggtttcctcagctataaagtggcgataggggccagccccgtggcagagtggttaagtttgtgcactgcacttcggcggcccagggtttcgctggttcggatcccaggcgcggacatgacactgcttatcaagccatgctgaggcagcgtcccacatagcacaaccacaaagacctacagctaaaatatataactatgtactggctgcgggggggggggggagaggaggaggaggaggaggaggaggaggaggaggagggggaggaggagggggagggggagggggagggggagggggagggggaggggaagaaaagattagcaacagttgttacctcaggtgttaatctttaaaaaaaataataaactctaaaaaataaaaataaaaaaatgggaatATTGTTCCCATTTACTTACAAGTAGTGAGAATTACATTAGGATGACACAAACAAAAATGCCTCCCATGATGCTAGCACGCAGCCTCCATACAAATTCATTTCCGTgaggattagaaaaaaaatactactgGGGTGATCCAGGGCTCTGCCACATGGCTATAGCAGTTATTACCCACCTCAAATGATACCAATGGATCTAAAACTGCCAATTCCAAAAGTGGCATGTGTGGTGAGATCTGATGTGGGGATGGGACTGCAGACCTGGGCGAGATGGGATGATAATGCAAGGGCACTTTTTAGTGAATTTGTTCAAGAGGAAAAAGCACCACCAAAGCTGGGAGTTGAtgcagggcacagagcagagaggcagaaaggCCAGGGGCCAGACATCACTCAAGGAAATATGAGCTGGATCAGATGGGCTGATAATACCCAGACAGACATACAAACCAAAGCCAAGGGTCTCTAAGGTCTTTGCAGAGAAACTACACAAAATACTATGATTTTATTAGCAACCACAGAtagattatttttcacattttacactTATTCTTGTTCACACAGAAAGAGGACTAATTCTAATGAATTATCAATAATATACCTTAAATAACATgttgtgaaaaaaattaagttaaaatgcaCTACGTAACAGTGCTCACATAAAGGACAGCTGGCTATTTAATACGTGAAACAATGCTGAATCAGTGTTGGAAGCCAATTTGATCCTCCAGAAAGTGATACACTTTGCCCCTCTTTGGTCAGTCCTGGAGCAGTATGCAAGCTGAATGACAAACATGAACTAAAAAGGCTAAAATACTCAAGACCAAATAGGACCACTCCAGAGTCAGTTTTACAATGAAATGCTCAGCCCCCCTGTCTGTCAACTGAGATCTGCTGGATCCCTGTCCCTGCTGTAGTACCTATCGCATGATTAGACCTCGGCCACCATCCAGCCTCCAGGACAAGTAGAATCACAACCCCAGGAAGAGTCACTGCTGGTCACCCATGTGTATTCCTATCCCAACTTGACTCAGGTGGCAAGGGTTCTCTCAGGGAGCATACCTCTACCACATTTACTCCTGAGCAGACTGTGTCAGCGTCTTGTTGGGAGGTGTGCAGAGGAAAGGTTACTTGCCAGAGGACATGGTACCAGACAACGGTTGTTATTCCTTATAAACAACCAGCAGCAAAACCAAAAGACCATCAATGTACTGTAAGAGGATCACCTTGCCAGGAACAGATTCCAGTTCTTACCTCTACATGAAAAGGGCTCATAACAAAATCAACTTTTACTTAACGTTCTTAGAAATGCTGTTCTGAGATATTCACGCTCCCAGTTTTAGAGGCAGCTATGGAACATACACAGCTTCCCCGGATCTTGGCTCCCGATTTGACTCACAGGAGCCTCAAGTCAAATGTCTTCCAGAGCAAGAACTCACTCATATTGTCAGTCACTGCCATAAAGAGAATGGTTAGAACAACCTGGGGTTCCTAAAAATCAGATGTGGCATGACAAGTTGGTGCATTAACTGTGTGTCATGACTGATTCCTTTCACACAGGCTCAACTATATGTGCCCACATGTACACTGTGGTTACACACCAGGGCAGAACCTTTTAACAAGAGGATCTCCAGCATTGCTTTTTTctgacccccctccccccctgTATTTCTTTCTGAGATACTAAGTGGGTGGGGAAAACAGACTTTGCAGTCCTTTGGCTAGGGAAGATGTCTGTAAGCTCTCCTCCTGTTCCTTGCTCCTATCCCAGAAGACTAACCATCTGTCCCTACCAAGCAAGGTGATGGTCTAGGGCCAGAACATTCCTATCAAAAGGCATCTTTGATGTTCTTGAGTTGGCGCACGGCCAGGTCTACAGGGAGACTGAACTTGAGGCTGCTGAGGCGACTGAGCAGGTTGAGGGCACTCTCAAAGCCTGTGTGTGCCATGTAGCTCCAAGGCTGGTAGTGGGGCTCAATGAGTGATCCCGACTTGCAGATGAGGTTCACCCAAGACACGAGACGCTGCTCATTCAGTGCCATGCACACCAAGGCCTTTAGCTCTGAGTCTGCGCTGCGCTTAAAGGGGTCGTGCTCCGTCAGCACCATGTGGATGGCTGTCAGTAGGCTCTGCTTGGGGGTCACCACAGTGCCTCCCATAACAGGCAGGGCGAAGGACTGGGAGAGCTTCCGGGCTGGGGATTCCACATAAGCGCGGCCGTTCTTAGCGTGGTAGTACTTTACAAAGAGCTCCCAGGGGTGCATGGCCTCGGGGGCCGAGGAGAAGGCTGGCAGCAAACAAGCAATGGGGGCCATGACCAGGCTCATCCCTGGTGAGGAGGCATACAGTCCATGGGCCAGCAGGTCCCTCACAGCTACCGTCAGCTCCTTCCGCACAGCCATGGTCAGCTCATCCTTGCCTCCCAGAGAGAGGTCCTGGAGGTTGGCGGAAGTGATGACGTGGTTGTGAGGCTGGTGCCTCAAGGCCAGCTGCCTCACTCTGTCTACTGATACCTCCAGCCTCTTCAGTAAGGGAGAGTAGTCCCTGTCAGCCTGACCCCTCTGCCACAGGGTCTGTGGGATCTGGCCTGTGGCACAACCAAACTGGCTGACAGCAAAGATGTGAAGCACTGCCAGTGCTCGCCGCATCAGGTGCAGCCCCGTCTCTCGAACTCTCTTCACATCTTCTGCCTTCGCTGTTTAGGAAACACAACGACTCATCAGCTATGGCCATGACGGCACAGAGGTACATTCAACAAGTCATGGGCTGAGATCAAGTCTTGCTTCTGAGATATAGTATGGGTCCCACGTGAAGCCAAGAGCCACCTGTTTTTTTTGCTGGACttagtattttgttttgattAATAACAGCTATATtgaatataattcacataccatacaatttagtggtttttagaatattcacagagttgtgcaaccatcatccccaaaagaaaccccatactgtTAGCATTTCCCATTCCCCActtctccccaacccctcaaGCCTGAGGCAACCACtaagctactttctgtctctatagacttGCCAGTTCCGGAAGCTGGACTTACCTTTGTTGTTTCCTTGGGGCAGTTTGCTGCTGCCAGGTCTGGTCGAGCCATTTCCTGTCTTCCCACTGGCCTTGCATTCACAGTGTCCACTATCTGTCTGCAACGGGCTTCCCACTTCATCTGTAATCAGAAGTTACAAAGATGAGATACTTATTTAACCCCTTTATggcagatttttattattattattttttttttagattttttaaattgttcctttatctctccaaagccccccagtacatagttgtatattttagttgtgggtccttctagttgtggcatgtgggacaccgcctcagcatggtttgatgagtagtgctaggtccgcgctcaggacctgaactggtgaaaccctgggccactaaagcagggcgtgcaaacttaaccactcggctatggggccggaGCCTATGgcagatttttaaaggaaaaataatatttaccagTGCCTACCAAAtgatgaaacttttttttttcccgccgaggaagattagccctgagctaacatctgccaatcctcctcttttttctgaggaagactggccctgagctaacatccgtgcccatcttcctctactttatatgtgggatgcctgccacagcatggctcgctacgcggtgccacgtccacacctgggacccaaactggcgaaccctgggccgccgaagtagaacgtgcgcacttaaccaccgcaccaccgggccagccgtcaaatgacaaaacttttacaaatattatcttaATTGTGTAGGACAGTAACTGTCATACAGTAgctggctcaataaatatttgctgagtgaaagaagcatgAATCATTATTTTATGGATAAAGAGAGTGGGACTAAAGAAGTTAGTAATCTGCCCAAAGACACgaagccagtaagtggcagagaagGGATTTTAACTATCTGGTTCCAAAATCCACGTTCTTTCCACTCTACCATGCGGGCTCCCTGAGTGATCAAACCTCTTCAAGATCACAAGAACTGGCATCTGTAGGTATCATACTCAGAATACATAGAATTATTACGACATCTGTCCACTC
The sequence above is drawn from the Equus przewalskii isolate Varuska chromosome 10, EquPr2, whole genome shotgun sequence genome and encodes:
- the RUNDC1 gene encoding RUN domain-containing protein 1 isoform X3, giving the protein MAAVEAAAEPVTVVAAVGPKAKDEEEEEEESLPPCEAVRWAPVGAVAEAGPGAAAFSEEAAAEEPGAAPGSPPDSPGRTLQRLRAERRRLDSALLALSSHFAQVQFRLRQVVRGAPAEQQRLLRELEDFAFRGCPHVLGYGGPEDPASDEGDRLPGDRPRLRSEDQSEQEKRERLETQREKQKELILQLKTQLDDLETFAYQEGSYDSLPQSVVLERQRVVIDELIKKLDMNLNEDISSLSTEELRQRVDAAVAQIVNPARVKEQLVEQLKTQIRDLEMFINFIQDEVGSPLQTDSGHCECKASGKTGNGSTRPGSSKLPQGNNKAKAEDVKRVRETGLHLMRRALAVLHIFAVSQFGCATGQIPQTLWQRGQADRDYSPLLKRLEVSVDRVRQLALRHQPHNHVITSANLQDLSLGGKDELTMAVRKELTVAVRDLLAHGLYASSPGMSLVMAPIACLLPAFSSAPEAMHPWELFVKYYHAKNGRAYVESPARKLSQSFALPVMGGTVVTPKQSLLTAIHMVLTEHDPFKRSADSELKALVCMALNEQRLVSWVNLICKSGSLIEPHYQPWSYMAHTGFESALNLLSRLSSLKFSLPVDLAVRQLKNIKDAF
- the RUNDC1 gene encoding RUN domain-containing protein 1 isoform X1, with the protein product MAAVEAAAEPVTVVAAVGPKAKDEEEEEEESLPPCEAVRWAPVGAVAEAGPGAAAFSEEAAAEEPGAAPGSPPDSPGRTLQRLRAERRRLDSALLALSSHFAQVQFRLRQVVRGAPAEQQRLLRELEDFAFRGCPHVLGYGGPEDPASDEGDRLPGDRPRLRSEDQFSHAVLLESLSEQEKRERLETQREKQKELILQLKTQLDDLETFAYQEGSYDSLPQSVVLERQRVVIDELIKKLDMNLNEDISSLSTEELRQRVDAAVAQIVNPARVKEQLVEQLKTQIRDLEMFINFIQDEVGSPLQTDSGHCECKASGKTGNGSTRPGSSKLPQGNNKAKAEDVKRVRETGLHLMRRALAVLHIFAVSQFGCATGQIPQTLWQRGQADRDYSPLLKRLEVSVDRVRQLALRHQPHNHVITSANLQDLSLGGKDELTMAVRKELTVAVRDLLAHGLYASSPGMSLVMAPIACLLPAFSSAPEAMHPWELFVKYYHAKNGRAYVESPARKLSQSFALPVMGGTVVTPKQSLLTAIHMVLTEHDPFKRSADSELKALVCMALNEQRLVSWVNLICKSGSLIEPHYQPWSYMAHTGFESALNLLSRLSSLKFSLPVDLAVRQLKNIKDAF
- the RUNDC1 gene encoding RUN domain-containing protein 1 isoform X2, with translation MAAVEAAAEPVTVVAAVGPKAKDEEEEEEESLPPCEAVRWAPVGAVAEAGPGAAAFSEEAAAEEPGAAPGSPPDSPGRTLQRLRAERRRLDSALLALSSHFAQVQFRLRQVVRGAPAEQQRLLRELEDFAFRGCPHVLGYGGPEDPASDEGDRLPGDRPRLRSEDQAVLLESLSEQEKRERLETQREKQKELILQLKTQLDDLETFAYQEGSYDSLPQSVVLERQRVVIDELIKKLDMNLNEDISSLSTEELRQRVDAAVAQIVNPARVKEQLVEQLKTQIRDLEMFINFIQDEVGSPLQTDSGHCECKASGKTGNGSTRPGSSKLPQGNNKAKAEDVKRVRETGLHLMRRALAVLHIFAVSQFGCATGQIPQTLWQRGQADRDYSPLLKRLEVSVDRVRQLALRHQPHNHVITSANLQDLSLGGKDELTMAVRKELTVAVRDLLAHGLYASSPGMSLVMAPIACLLPAFSSAPEAMHPWELFVKYYHAKNGRAYVESPARKLSQSFALPVMGGTVVTPKQSLLTAIHMVLTEHDPFKRSADSELKALVCMALNEQRLVSWVNLICKSGSLIEPHYQPWSYMAHTGFESALNLLSRLSSLKFSLPVDLAVRQLKNIKDAF